The Sesamum indicum cultivar Zhongzhi No. 13 linkage group LG6, S_indicum_v1.0, whole genome shotgun sequence genomic interval TCTGAACTTTTTGCAATCAACTTTACTTACAtcaaaaaagagcaaaaactACAAAATACAATTGTCAACCTAATGAACTAATCATCTAATGGACTAATCTGGCTTAAATCTAAGAACTTTTCTCCTCCATCTCTGATTATTGTAGCACGGTTTCCTTGTGGTGCTCTTGATGTGTTGGAAAAAACTGGTAATCCTTGGCTGCCCATCATAGGTGGAAGTGCTCGAATTTGGACTATAGGTTGTAAGGTTAAGTGCTGGTTTGATTGTTGCACTTGTTGATACACTGATGGACCTTTCTTGTATACTGGAGCTGCTGCAACTTGAGACTCTTGTTGTGTGATACATGGATCAACAGTTGGTTCATCCATGGGATCTTCTTCAAGAGGCAAAGGTGGAAGAATGGTAGCATCTTGTGTTTCCTGTATCCAATTGCatgttaaaaaaaacttacagTTCATATTGAGTTTGCCATCTTAAGTTCaaacaaacttcaaaaaaaactGTAGAAACTTAAACTTACAATTGAGTTTGCCATCTGTTTGCCAACTTAAGTTTCTTGTGctgctttcttctttctcttggCATCCTATTACATTAACTCAAAAGGTATTAAAATAGACATTCAATCCATGTTGTAAGTACATTTTCAGATATTGTTTCTTACTCTAACACATGGGCCATCTGTATTAACTGCTACTTTAGGagctttcttctttctcttggaCGCCTATTAAACTAGAAAAGCATTCCAAATTGCagaaatcattccaaatgctTTCTTACTCTAGTATTAGTACTTGTGTCTTCTGTATTAGTACTTGGGCCTTGTGTGTTGATTCTTGCTTTAGGCATCTGCAAAAGTGAAGGTTAAAACTGAATTAGaagataattattacatttgcaaaaaaaaaaaaaactgcaaGTTTTTTTAACCTCTTGTGTTGGAAATGGTACTCTTTCTGGACACTTGGTTGTATTATACCTAGGTTCCCCACATGTTCTGCAGTGAATTATGGTCTGATGCCTTCTCAGCTTTTGCAGTTGTTTcttcttgcttttctttttgttcttcaatGTAGGCTCATcactttctcttcttcttgcaTTTGGAGGCCTCTCTGCACCCCTTACAAAGTTGGGTGGTAGAGGAGGAATTATGCAAGACTCAGACCACAAGGCTACATGACTCATTGGTAGTATGGCAGGGTTATACACTCTCCTATAATCTCAATTGTGTAACAATCTGCCACATAATCTGAAGGCTCCTTTTTTTGATGATAAATGGCACAACAAGCATGCTTACAGGGTATACCTGACAGTTGCCACTTCCTACAACTACAACTCTTCGACCCAAGACCCACACAATGTTGACTACCATCAAAACAAGATACTTGGTAATGGAGATCATTAGCTTTGATGGGCATACAATCAGACACCTTATTTGCATGTTTCTGTAAGATTTGTTCAATTTTAGGACACAATCTGTTCTTCCACTTTGTTGCACTCCTATCTATATTTTCTTGCAGCCTTCTCATAAGATATTCTCTAATCCATTAAAGCATCGTAAGTATTAGTTTGTCTCTTGCATCCAAAATGCAAGCATTGCAAGTCTCACACACATTATTCAACAACATATCACATGTAGATGACTCACTGAAGTGAGACCTAGTCCACTGAACAACAGGTTTATCATTAAACCAGTCAAAAGCTTGCTGtgacaaaattttcatttcttgcaTCCTCATTTTCCACTCACCAACAGTACATGCCTTGACAGCATTCCACAGTGCATTCTTGAATGCTAAACCCCTAAATCCAGCTTGTTTAAAGTTATTGTGCAAATGCCTCACACAAAATCTGTGATCACACCTCGGGAAAACTTCTTCAAATGCTTGCATTAAGCCTTTTTGTTTATCAGACATGAATGTATATTCATATTCCCTAGTTATATTAAGATCATTCTTCAAAACAATTAGAAACCACTCCCATGTCTCTCTGCATTCTTTATTCACAACCGCATATGCAATAGGGTATAAACAATTGTTTGGATCAACACCTATTGTAGTGAGAAGAATACCCCCATTAGGCCCCTTCAAGTG includes:
- the LOC105164455 gene encoding uncharacterized protein LOC105164455, giving the protein MMFSNKAEFKKALQSYAIKTKRTLKFIKNDKVRVYANCGNPDCEWTMHASKVKGEETFQINLLRDHHSCPKIFEVKNVKTNWIKDKYLQKFKSDLKRCVKGFRVDIINELRMNVSRHQAYRTKKVALKELEGSPQWQYSKLWDYLDEIRKTNPMSTMIVGIEQIDGEERFSRFYVCFGALKTRFKAGCRPIIRVDGCHLKGPNGGILLTTIGVDPNNCLYPIAYAVVNKECRETWEWFLIVLKNDLNITREYEYTFMSDKQKGLMQAFEEVFPRCDHRFCVRHLHNNFKQAGFRGLAFKNALWNAVKACTVGEWKMRMQEMKILSQQAFDWFNDKPVVQWTRSHFINIVWVLGRRVVVVGSGNCQETQDATILPPLPLEEDPMDEPTVDPCITQQESQVAAAPVYKKGPSVYQQVQQSNQHLTLQPIVQIRALPPMMGSQGLPVFSNTSRAPQGNRATIIRDGGEKFLDLSQISPLDD